From one Anoplolepis gracilipes chromosome 10, ASM4749672v1, whole genome shotgun sequence genomic stretch:
- the LOC140670620 gene encoding uncharacterized protein, giving the protein MIIRTLIFYAEAAIMDNHKEISNFKKSLYSVSASKSKCNFVRKIELQRMLLSTTYSLNSSYTKKNHVGLMASDGEKLDFLPIVKLSSHSTEGICFDMESWQKFQENMEQMSLYLNGDKIKQSTIIIDKIIINFTTAYGARAVLVAYRENMQEDLPFENIEDTNANGPTPKKRKTYSFAIVMQRATFLGLENIVGCVNARLNQLNLISNSVNECARYLMNEIEINLPINSNINSSIIKLLIKSNSKEIERNVRIQLKDLSFLDIYFEITFLEIISLYLNQIVHMIVTKRKL; this is encoded by the coding sequence ATGATTATTCGAACTTTGATTTTCTACGCAGAAGCAGCTATCATGGACAATCATaaggaaatttcaaatttcaagaaatccTTGTATTCAGTCAGCGCTTCTAAGTCAAAATGCAATTTCGTGAGAAAAATCGAACTGCAACGTATGTTGTTATCTACAACATATAGCCTGAATTCATCCTATACGAAGAAAAATCATGTGGGCCTTATGGCGTCGGATGGAGAGAAACTGGATTTTCTAccgattgttaaattatcatCTCATAGCACTGAAGGAATTTGCTTCGATATGGAATCGTGGcagaaatttcaagaaaacatGGAACAGATGTCTTTGTATTTAAACggtgataaaattaaacagagTACGATTATCatcgacaaaataattataaattttactaccgCATATGGTGCTAGAGCTGTGCTAGTAGCGTATCGCGAAAACATGCAAGAAGATCTTCCTTTCGAAAACATCGAGGATACGAACGCAAACGGACCTACACCGAAGAAACGGAAAACTTACAGCTTTGCGATAGTAATGCAGAGAGCAACCTTTCTGGGACTGGAAAATATAGTTGGATGTGTAAACGCTCGTTTGAatcaactaaatttaatttccaacagTGTCAACGAATGTGCGCGATATCTAATGAACGAAATAGAGATAAATCTTCCTATCAATAGTAACATTAATAGCAGTATTATAAAACTTCTGATCAAGAGTAATAGCAAGGAAATAGAACGTAACGTTCGCATTCAgctaaaagatttatcatttctcgatatatactttgaaataacatttttagaaataatctcGCTTTACCTCAATCAAATTGTACATATGATAGTAAcaaaacgaaaattataa